A single genomic interval of Corvus cornix cornix isolate S_Up_H32 chromosome 1, ASM73873v5, whole genome shotgun sequence harbors:
- the GTPBP6 gene encoding putative GTP-binding protein 6 has translation MGPGRLSYSLLLCCRRAVAALGAPRCCSLPARPLSAAAPLRAPVRPPGTGGGALWNGAAGGGGDGEEEEEEEDEAALEELLGPSPLAPRPGAQRVAIVHPAVKWGPQKSPLTTAELQIAEAVALVDTLQNWTVLDKIIIPTRNPNKKFVFGKGNFQVLTEKIKKLPHVTAVFLNVERISSLTKKELEGAWGVQVFDRYTVVLHIFRCNARTKEAKLQVALAEIPLLRSNLKSEVSQRDQQRGGSRYIMGSGETFLETQNRVLKEKELKIRNALEKLRRKRALLRTQRRKCEFPMVSVMGYTNCGKTTLIKALTGEAGLQPRDQLFATLDITAHAGYLPSHMAVIYVDTIGFLTDLPHNLVESFSATLEEVAYSDLIVHVRDITHPETILQKATVLSVLRNLNLPSHLLDSMVEVHNKVDLIERYKPTEENALAISALHGHGLEELKQEIEKKILTATGKMILTVNINLEGPQLSWLYKEATVQEVEVMPEDGTARVKVIISSSAFGRYKNLFPNSQIFMS, from the exons ATGGGGCCCGGTCGCCTCTCGTATTCCCTGCTGTTGTGCTGCCGGCGGGCGGTGGCGGCTCTGGGCGCGCCCCGGTGCTGCtcgctgcccgcccgcccgctcAGCGCCGCCGCTCCGCTCCGGGCCCCCGTGCGCCCGCCGGGCACGGGCGGCGGAGCGCTGTGGAAcggggcggcgggaggcggcggggatggagaagaagaagaagaagaggaggatgaggctgcactggaggagctgctgggcccGTCTCCGCTGGCCCCGCGGCCCGGCGCGCAGCGCGTTGCCATCGTGCACCCCGCGGTCAAGTGGGGCCCGCAGAAGTCGCCGCTCACCACGG CTGAATTACAGATTGCCGAAGCCGTTGCTCTTGTAGATACCCTTCAGAACTGGACAGTTttagataaaataattattcctaCAAGAAATCCCAACAAGAAGTTTGTTTTTGGCAAAGGAAACTTTCAGGTTTTGACAG aaaagattaaaaaattgcCCCATGTGACAGCTGTCTTCTTGAATGTGGAAAGAATATCTTCACTAACAAAG AAAGAACTGGAAGGTGCCTGGGGCGTGCAAGTCTTTGACAGATACACCGTGGTACTTCACATTTTTCGTTGTAATGCCCGGACAAAGGAAGCAAAACTGCAGGTAGCATTGGCTGAAATTCCACTTCTCAG GTCAAATCTGAAAAGTGAGGTGTCTCAGCGAGATCAGCAGAGAGGTGGTTCAAGATACATCATGGGCTCAG gtGAAACATTTCTAGAAACACAGAATCGtgtattgaaagaaaaagaacttaaAATTAGGAATGCCCTGGAGAAACTAAGGAGAAAAAGGGCTTTACTTAGAACTCAGCGCAGAAAGTGTGAGTTCCCGATGGTCTCAGTAATGGGCTATACCAACTGTG gGAAAACTACTTTGATCAAAGCCTTGACTGGGGAAGCAGGACTTCAACCCAGGGATCAGCTGTTTGCCACTCTGGATATTACAGCCCATGCTGGCTATCTGCCCTCACATATGGCAGTTATTTATGTTGACACCATTGGGTTTCTGACTGATCTTCCACATAATCTGGTTGAGTCCTTTTCAGCTACACTAGAAGAAGTGGCTTACTCA GATCTGATCGTTCATGTGAGGGATATTACTCATCCAGAAACCATCCTCCAGAAAGCAACTGTTCTGTCAGTTCTGAGGAATCTTAATCTTCCTAGCCACTTACTGGACTCAATGGTAGAAGTTCATAACAAAGTGGATTTGATAGAAAG gtatAAACCcactgaagaaaatgctttagCTATTTCTGCTCTGCATGGGCATGGTTTAGAAGAACTGAAacaagaaatagagaaaaaaatactgacagCAACAGGGAAGATGATTCTAACAGTTAACATCAACTTAGAGGGACCTCAGCTAAg TTGGCTCTATAAAGAAGCAACAGTTCAGGAGGTGGAAGTCATGCCTGAAGATGGCACAGCCAGGGTGAAGGTGATAAtcagcagttctgcttttgGCAGGTACAAAAACCTCTTTCCCAACAGTCAGATTTTCATGTCATGA